One segment of Eretmochelys imbricata isolate rEreImb1 chromosome 5, rEreImb1.hap1, whole genome shotgun sequence DNA contains the following:
- the TRIM23 gene encoding E3 ubiquitin-protein ligase TRIM23 isoform X2, translating to MAAMGVNKAGPGAGLDAGPRHSGRRGPAGAAVKVLECGVCEDVFSLQGDKVPRLLLCGHTVCHDCLTRLPLHGRAVRCPFDRQVTELGDSGVWGLKKNFALLELLERLQNGPAGQCGTTEEAIGQSGESIIRCDEDEAHVASVYCTVCATHLCAECSQLTHSTKTLAKHRRVPLAEKPHEKTLCCQHQVHAIEFVCLEEDCQTSPLMCCVCKEYGKHQGHKHSVLEPEANQIRASILDMAHCIRTFTEEISDYSRKLVGIVQQIEGGEQIVEDGVGMAHTEHVPGTAENARSCVRAYFSDLHETLCRQEEMALSVVDAHVREKLIWLRQQQEDMTILLSQVSTACLHCEKTLQQDDCRVVLAKQEITRLLETLQKQQQQFTELADHIQLDASIPVTFTKDNRVHIGPKMEIRVVTLGLDGAGKTTILFKLKQDEFMQPIPTIGFNVETVEYKNLKFTIWDVGGKHKLRPLWKHYYLNTQAVVFVVDSSHRDRVSEAHSELAKLLTEKELRDALLLIFANKQMLSPPIPVPVGSPV from the exons ATGGCGGCCATGGGTGTAAACAAGGCCGGCCCTGGAGCGGGGCTCGATGCCGGTCCCCGGCACAGCGGCAGGCGGGGGCCGGCTGGGGCTGCTGTGAAG GTTCTTGAGTGTGGAGTCTGTGAAGATGTATTTTCTTTGCAAGGTGATAAAGTTCCCAGGCTGCTTTTGTGTGGTCATACCGTCTGCCATGACTGTCTTACTCGGCTTCCTCTCCATGGCAGAGCAGTTCGCTGTCCTTTTGATAGACAAGTTACTGAACTAG GAGATTCAGGTGTCTGGGGCTTGAAAAAAAACTTTGCTTTGCTGGAGCTTTTGGAACGACTGCAGAATGGCCCTGCTGGCCAATGTGGGACAACAGAAGAAGCTATTGGCCAGTCTGGAGAG agcATAATTCGTTGTGATGAAGATGAAGCTCATGTTGCATCTGTATACTGCACTGTTTGTGCCACTCACTTGTGTGCCGAGTGTTCACAGCTTACCCATTCTACGAAGACATTAGCAAAACATAGGCGTGTACCTCTTGCTGAAAAACCTCATGAGAAGACCCTGTGTTGCCAGCACCAGGTGCATGCCATTGAATTTGTTTGTTTAGAAGAAGATTGTCAGACCAGTCCCCTAATGTGTTGTGTCTGCAAAGAATATGGAAAGCATCAAGGTCATAAG CATTCTGTTTTGGAACCAGAAGCAAACCAGATCCGTGCATCCATTTTAGACATGGCACACTGTATAAGAACCTTCACAGAAGAAATCTCAGACTATTCCAGAAAACTAGTTGGAATTGTTCAACAAATTGAAGGAGGAGAACAAATAGTGGAAGACGGCGTTGGAATGGCCCACACAGAACAT GTCCCAGGTACTGCAGAAAATGCCCGTTCATGCGTCCGAGCCTATTTTTCTGATCTTCATGAAACCCTTTGTCGCCAGGAAGAAATGGCACTCAGTGTGGTTGACGCACATGTGCGGGAGAAATTGATTTGGCTTAGACAACAACAAGAAGACATGACTATCCTGTTGTCACAGGTTTCAACTGCTTGTCTTCACTGTGAAAAGACTTTGCAGCAG gATGACTGCAGAGTAGTGTTGGCTAAGCAGGAGATTACAAGGCTACTAGAAACATtacaaaaacagcagcagcaatttaCAGAACTTGCAGATCATATACAGCTGGATGCTAGCATTCCTGTCACTTTTACAAAG GACAACAGGGTACATATTGGACCAAAAATGGAGATTCGAGTTGTGACCCTAGGATTAGACGGAGCTGGCAAAACAACTATTTTGTTTAAGTTAAAGCAGGATGAGTTCATGCAACCTATTCCAACAATAG GTTTTAATGTTGAAACTGTAGAATATAAAAATCTGAAGTTTACtatttgggatgtaggagggaaGCACAAGTTGAGGCCTTTGTGGAAGCATTATTACCTCAATACACAAG CGGTGGTATTTGTTGTCGATAGCAGTCACAGAGACAGGGTTAGTGAAGCACACAGTGAACTTGCAAAGTTATTAACAGAGAAAGAATTGCGGGATGCCTTGCTGCTGATCTTTGCCAATAAGCAG ATGCTTTCACCTCCCATTCCTGTACCAGTTGGATCACCAGTTTGA
- the TRIM23 gene encoding E3 ubiquitin-protein ligase TRIM23 isoform X1, whose translation MAAMGVNKAGPGAGLDAGPRHSGRRGPAGAAVKVLECGVCEDVFSLQGDKVPRLLLCGHTVCHDCLTRLPLHGRAVRCPFDRQVTELGDSGVWGLKKNFALLELLERLQNGPAGQCGTTEEAIGQSGESIIRCDEDEAHVASVYCTVCATHLCAECSQLTHSTKTLAKHRRVPLAEKPHEKTLCCQHQVHAIEFVCLEEDCQTSPLMCCVCKEYGKHQGHKHSVLEPEANQIRASILDMAHCIRTFTEEISDYSRKLVGIVQQIEGGEQIVEDGVGMAHTEHVPGTAENARSCVRAYFSDLHETLCRQEEMALSVVDAHVREKLIWLRQQQEDMTILLSQVSTACLHCEKTLQQDDCRVVLAKQEITRLLETLQKQQQQFTELADHIQLDASIPVTFTKDNRVHIGPKMEIRVVTLGLDGAGKTTILFKLKQDEFMQPIPTIGFNVETVEYKNLKFTIWDVGGKHKLRPLWKHYYLNTQAVVFVVDSSHRDRVSEAHSELAKLLTEKELRDALLLIFANKQDVAGALSVEEITEMLSLHKLCCGRSWYIQGCDAQSGMGLYEGLDWLSRQLVAAGVLDVA comes from the exons ATGGCGGCCATGGGTGTAAACAAGGCCGGCCCTGGAGCGGGGCTCGATGCCGGTCCCCGGCACAGCGGCAGGCGGGGGCCGGCTGGGGCTGCTGTGAAG GTTCTTGAGTGTGGAGTCTGTGAAGATGTATTTTCTTTGCAAGGTGATAAAGTTCCCAGGCTGCTTTTGTGTGGTCATACCGTCTGCCATGACTGTCTTACTCGGCTTCCTCTCCATGGCAGAGCAGTTCGCTGTCCTTTTGATAGACAAGTTACTGAACTAG GAGATTCAGGTGTCTGGGGCTTGAAAAAAAACTTTGCTTTGCTGGAGCTTTTGGAACGACTGCAGAATGGCCCTGCTGGCCAATGTGGGACAACAGAAGAAGCTATTGGCCAGTCTGGAGAG agcATAATTCGTTGTGATGAAGATGAAGCTCATGTTGCATCTGTATACTGCACTGTTTGTGCCACTCACTTGTGTGCCGAGTGTTCACAGCTTACCCATTCTACGAAGACATTAGCAAAACATAGGCGTGTACCTCTTGCTGAAAAACCTCATGAGAAGACCCTGTGTTGCCAGCACCAGGTGCATGCCATTGAATTTGTTTGTTTAGAAGAAGATTGTCAGACCAGTCCCCTAATGTGTTGTGTCTGCAAAGAATATGGAAAGCATCAAGGTCATAAG CATTCTGTTTTGGAACCAGAAGCAAACCAGATCCGTGCATCCATTTTAGACATGGCACACTGTATAAGAACCTTCACAGAAGAAATCTCAGACTATTCCAGAAAACTAGTTGGAATTGTTCAACAAATTGAAGGAGGAGAACAAATAGTGGAAGACGGCGTTGGAATGGCCCACACAGAACAT GTCCCAGGTACTGCAGAAAATGCCCGTTCATGCGTCCGAGCCTATTTTTCTGATCTTCATGAAACCCTTTGTCGCCAGGAAGAAATGGCACTCAGTGTGGTTGACGCACATGTGCGGGAGAAATTGATTTGGCTTAGACAACAACAAGAAGACATGACTATCCTGTTGTCACAGGTTTCAACTGCTTGTCTTCACTGTGAAAAGACTTTGCAGCAG gATGACTGCAGAGTAGTGTTGGCTAAGCAGGAGATTACAAGGCTACTAGAAACATtacaaaaacagcagcagcaatttaCAGAACTTGCAGATCATATACAGCTGGATGCTAGCATTCCTGTCACTTTTACAAAG GACAACAGGGTACATATTGGACCAAAAATGGAGATTCGAGTTGTGACCCTAGGATTAGACGGAGCTGGCAAAACAACTATTTTGTTTAAGTTAAAGCAGGATGAGTTCATGCAACCTATTCCAACAATAG GTTTTAATGTTGAAACTGTAGAATATAAAAATCTGAAGTTTACtatttgggatgtaggagggaaGCACAAGTTGAGGCCTTTGTGGAAGCATTATTACCTCAATACACAAG CGGTGGTATTTGTTGTCGATAGCAGTCACAGAGACAGGGTTAGTGAAGCACACAGTGAACTTGCAAAGTTATTAACAGAGAAAGAATTGCGGGATGCCTTGCTGCTGATCTTTGCCAATAAGCAG GATGTAGCGGGGGCTCTTTCAGTAGAAGAAATCACAGAAATGCTGAGTCTCCATAAACTCTGCTGTGGCCGTAGCTGGTATATTCAGGGCTGTGATGCTCAAAGTGGCATGGGACTATATGAAGGATTGGACTGGCTTTCAAGGCAACTGGTGGCTGCAGGTGTACTGGATGTGGCTTAA
- the TRIM23 gene encoding E3 ubiquitin-protein ligase TRIM23 isoform X3: MNPLRLFFIPARTLRVVTSQRKAGSVSAWPAPLYLLVHWLVLECGVCEDVFSLQGDKVPRLLLCGHTVCHDCLTRLPLHGRAVRCPFDRQVTELGDSGVWGLKKNFALLELLERLQNGPAGQCGTTEEAIGQSGESIIRCDEDEAHVASVYCTVCATHLCAECSQLTHSTKTLAKHRRVPLAEKPHEKTLCCQHQVHAIEFVCLEEDCQTSPLMCCVCKEYGKHQGHKHSVLEPEANQIRASILDMAHCIRTFTEEISDYSRKLVGIVQQIEGGEQIVEDGVGMAHTEHVPGTAENARSCVRAYFSDLHETLCRQEEMALSVVDAHVREKLIWLRQQQEDMTILLSQVSTACLHCEKTLQQDDCRVVLAKQEITRLLETLQKQQQQFTELADHIQLDASIPVTFTKDNRVHIGPKMEIRVVTLGLDGAGKTTILFKLKQDEFMQPIPTIGFNVETVEYKNLKFTIWDVGGKHKLRPLWKHYYLNTQAVVFVVDSSHRDRVSEAHSELAKLLTEKELRDALLLIFANKQDVAGALSVEEITEMLSLHKLCCGRSWYIQGCDAQSGMGLYEGLDWLSRQLVAAGVLDVA; this comes from the exons ATGAACCCGTTAAGATTATTTTTCATTCCTGCGCGGACGCTTCGTGTGGTGACATCACAGCGCAAGGCCGGTAGTGTCAGCGCGTGGCCCGCTCCTCTCTACCTGCTGGTTCATTGGCTT GTTCTTGAGTGTGGAGTCTGTGAAGATGTATTTTCTTTGCAAGGTGATAAAGTTCCCAGGCTGCTTTTGTGTGGTCATACCGTCTGCCATGACTGTCTTACTCGGCTTCCTCTCCATGGCAGAGCAGTTCGCTGTCCTTTTGATAGACAAGTTACTGAACTAG GAGATTCAGGTGTCTGGGGCTTGAAAAAAAACTTTGCTTTGCTGGAGCTTTTGGAACGACTGCAGAATGGCCCTGCTGGCCAATGTGGGACAACAGAAGAAGCTATTGGCCAGTCTGGAGAG agcATAATTCGTTGTGATGAAGATGAAGCTCATGTTGCATCTGTATACTGCACTGTTTGTGCCACTCACTTGTGTGCCGAGTGTTCACAGCTTACCCATTCTACGAAGACATTAGCAAAACATAGGCGTGTACCTCTTGCTGAAAAACCTCATGAGAAGACCCTGTGTTGCCAGCACCAGGTGCATGCCATTGAATTTGTTTGTTTAGAAGAAGATTGTCAGACCAGTCCCCTAATGTGTTGTGTCTGCAAAGAATATGGAAAGCATCAAGGTCATAAG CATTCTGTTTTGGAACCAGAAGCAAACCAGATCCGTGCATCCATTTTAGACATGGCACACTGTATAAGAACCTTCACAGAAGAAATCTCAGACTATTCCAGAAAACTAGTTGGAATTGTTCAACAAATTGAAGGAGGAGAACAAATAGTGGAAGACGGCGTTGGAATGGCCCACACAGAACAT GTCCCAGGTACTGCAGAAAATGCCCGTTCATGCGTCCGAGCCTATTTTTCTGATCTTCATGAAACCCTTTGTCGCCAGGAAGAAATGGCACTCAGTGTGGTTGACGCACATGTGCGGGAGAAATTGATTTGGCTTAGACAACAACAAGAAGACATGACTATCCTGTTGTCACAGGTTTCAACTGCTTGTCTTCACTGTGAAAAGACTTTGCAGCAG gATGACTGCAGAGTAGTGTTGGCTAAGCAGGAGATTACAAGGCTACTAGAAACATtacaaaaacagcagcagcaatttaCAGAACTTGCAGATCATATACAGCTGGATGCTAGCATTCCTGTCACTTTTACAAAG GACAACAGGGTACATATTGGACCAAAAATGGAGATTCGAGTTGTGACCCTAGGATTAGACGGAGCTGGCAAAACAACTATTTTGTTTAAGTTAAAGCAGGATGAGTTCATGCAACCTATTCCAACAATAG GTTTTAATGTTGAAACTGTAGAATATAAAAATCTGAAGTTTACtatttgggatgtaggagggaaGCACAAGTTGAGGCCTTTGTGGAAGCATTATTACCTCAATACACAAG CGGTGGTATTTGTTGTCGATAGCAGTCACAGAGACAGGGTTAGTGAAGCACACAGTGAACTTGCAAAGTTATTAACAGAGAAAGAATTGCGGGATGCCTTGCTGCTGATCTTTGCCAATAAGCAG GATGTAGCGGGGGCTCTTTCAGTAGAAGAAATCACAGAAATGCTGAGTCTCCATAAACTCTGCTGTGGCCGTAGCTGGTATATTCAGGGCTGTGATGCTCAAAGTGGCATGGGACTATATGAAGGATTGGACTGGCTTTCAAGGCAACTGGTGGCTGCAGGTGTACTGGATGTGGCTTAA